The Lolium rigidum isolate FL_2022 chromosome 1, APGP_CSIRO_Lrig_0.1, whole genome shotgun sequence region ACTAATTGTGTGACTTGTTGCTTACTCGTGCAGGGTCCGCATGGGTCAGGCATCACCAGACAGTACACCGTGTCCTTCCAAACCGAGTGACCTTGAGAAACCAATCCGTGGGTATGCAGAAAAGCTGGGGGATGAGATCATTGATCCTTGCCTGAGGACTACGTCCGATTCGCTTGGTGAAGCTTACAACTTGTACTACTTGTACTTTGAGGAACATGGTTTCAGAATTAGATACGGGAAGAGCCGTCTAAATGCAGAGAAGACAAAATACATGCAAGAAATTATGTGCAGATGCTCGGTAAGTGTAGAACAATATAACATGCGGAAACTGATTGTGATATGGCTCGGTGGTGGCCTCCTAGGAGGCTTGTATATTTGAACTCTACCTTTTCAATGCAATGAAACGCAATAGTctattgcgttttctcgaaaaaactgATTGTGATATGGTTCCGTCTCGGATGGGTCTATGCATCAAGCCGACAAAGTAATTGTTGTGTTGCTCTTTTAATTTTCTGAAGGGCAAATCAACAGGAGAGAATACTAAATTGTGTTGGTGTGAGTGCCCTGCGATGGCACAGAGTCAAGCATAGACATGTACAAAGGGACAGAGAATTGTGGTGAAAAGGTATTTTGGCCATCACACAAGTACATAGACATGTACACTAGGGACCTTGTCCATCAGCTCCGGGACAGCAACATATATCAATTGGGAAAGTGGACAACACAATTACAACATTCTTTGACAGTGTTTTTGAAATTGAAGGTGAAGAGGAGATGTTGAGCAATTGAAGAAATTCTTGGAGGATCTAGAGATAGTTTCATGCAGCGGCCTAAGGAGATTTTGTTATAAATGAATGTTTTTTCAGTTGGTGTCATGACTTGTGATAACCAATGATTTTAAATTAACACGAGAGATATTTATATAAGTAGTATTGGTTTCTTTGATAATTATATTTTATGATACCTTTAATTTATTTTTTCATAAGTTTATTATGAACTATATATGTGCATTAGGAAATAAAATTTgagtacccgtggcaacgcacgggcattttaactAGTCCCCCAAAAAAAAGCCGTCGGGAATTGGTCGACTGTAATATGGACAACCGAACAAGAATGGAACACGCCGGGAAAACAAAACCTGTTCCGGCCAGCGACCGCGCGGCCGTACCGGCAGCGCATGCCACTCGCGAACACGCACGgagaaatccaagaaaaaaacagaCATGCACCGTACGTAACTACCTACGCGCTCTGCGCCTCCAAGAATGCGTTGAACTCCGCCCTGGCCATCGCCAGGCGCGGCGTGATGCACGGCGAGGTCGGGCACGACGCCGGCGGCGCGGCTGCCGTCGAGAACCTCACGTGCCGCTGCGACGCCGACGACATCCTGGGGGCCGACGACTCCTGGCGCTGCGACGCGGACGCCGACTTCTTCAGGATGCCCCTCGGCTCGCCCTCGAGCGCGAACGCCATCTTGACGGGCGCCGCCGACTCCAGCCGCCGCGACTCAGACTCCGACGCCGACTTCTTCAGGACCCCCCTCGCCTCGCCATCGAACACGAACGCCATCTTGATCGGCAAGTCCGTGTCGTCGGCGCAGCTGATCTTGGCCACCTCCATCGCGAAGTCCGTGTCGACGTGCGGCGCCGaggtgggcagcggcggcgggctccACGACCCGCACTCGAACCTCTCCATGGACGCCATCCGCGAcacgctgctccgccgcctcgcCCCGGAGTGCTGCCTCTGTATGCTCGACACGACGGCCGCCGCGGAGGGGGAGCCCCGCTTCTTCTTGTTGAAGCCCGGGATGAACATGCACAGCACGCCGCACTTGAAGCCGTGGGCCTCCGCGTCGGTCTCGAACTCGAAGTGGGGGTACTCGTCGTCGTGCGGCGCCATGGTCCTCCCCTCGGCGCGGGACGCGCTCCTGGAGAGCGTGGCGGGCGCCGCGGACGGCGAGGTGACGTAGTGGGCGAGCGCGGCGGAGTGCTGCCGCGCGAGGGAGCTCAGGGCGATGACCGTGGCGAGGCTGGGCTCTTCCCGCTTCGCACCGGCGCTGTGGACgggggaggaggacgcggagcacGGGAGGCTGGCGCCGACGAAGGTGGGCCGGCGGAGCGGCGGCAGGAGCGGGGACGGGTGCGCCACCAGCTCCGTCATTACCGACGGCGCCGAGAGCGGCGAGTCCGGGTCGGCGACCATGCCCAGGTGCCGCAGCGAGACGGGGTCTACGGGAATCTGCCGCTCGTTGTCCATGGACGGCGACGCAGGGCTCTCCTGCAGCCTCTCGTAGTGCCTCCGTTGGCACCGCCGTTCTCACGGCTGGAGCGGAGACGGGCAATGGCGCTTCCTCGCCGGCGGACTGCATGGTGGTCTGCGTACTGTATGGCCTAACCACTACGGTGGTGCATGGGCTGCACGAACTGAGCTGCTGATGCTACAATACATACGCGCGGGATGGCTTATAAAGCAAAGGGAAAACAATGAATTCGTCGTAGTGCAGGATGGAATCTGCCTCGTACGCCCGCGCTACTACAACTGCCGCCGCTATCTGCTCCGCTCCCGGCGCTACGACAACCGAGATGGGCGGTCGGTCCTGCCCGCGCGCGCATATACGCGGAGGCCGGTCCATTCGCTGACATATGCAATTAATTATGCCCTGCCGTACATATGGGCGCATATACGCGGAGGCGGTGCTtaggaaataaacaaataaaaaacgGAGCACCTGCCGTGCATGCCTGTGCGCGCGTGGCGTGGAAGTGGCCGGATATTAACTTGGATGCGTGGATTCTGAATTCTGATGACGCGCGCTCGGATCGTGGCTCCCAATCAAACCGATCGATCGATCGGAAAAAGAAAACGTACTCCTCGCTCCGCTCCGCAAATTGCAGACACGTGCGCTGCTAaggtttttgtttgtttgttttgaaacaaCGTGCGCTGCTAAGATAGTGCAATCGGGGCGCCAATTACTACTCTAGTTAATTTCACATTTTCCGTTGAGCACGCGCGCGCCTCGATCGATGTGTCTGGCCGGGCTAAATATGGGTCTCGGTTGTAAACCGGGAGTGTACCATGGAGGAGCACTTGCCGCCGCCGGGTCTCCTTCAGCAGGTTGGGTGGGGTGTGTGCGTGGTCTGTTCAGTTCAGCTGCGTGGGTCAAGTCTGATCGATTCATCTAGTTATCGTCCATTTCACGGTGGTGGCATAAATCAATAACGGACCAAGCTTTCGATGGCAATTTTCTAGCCCATAATCTTTCAGTGGTATTTTTATAAAGattagatctttttttttttgagaaacacagtacaaacgcagacgctcacatacacgcgcatacactcacccctatgaacgcacacacgcacaccctacccctatgagcacctccggaagactgagccagcggattggatcttgaaattgatgaagtcaccacaggcgcctcgctgtcgacgggaacgtcgcctcccactgaatgaatattccgcctttatgagacacacagatgtcaaacctgaggtttgaactctggtgggctgggggtacaaccaccctcctaaccacccaatctcaggttggttctctataAAGATTAGATCTTTTAATGGCATGAATCTAATTTTCTCACAGGGAAAAAACACTAGATTCAGCGACGCGCATTTTCTGGTTACGATATGGCGCCCGGCCCATACGGGCACCGTCGGCTCATCCAGGAGATTCGAGCATCTTGTTGACCAACTGCCCCACCTATAGTCGTATGTGTTCAGAACTAGTTGTACGTGTCCTACTTCTTGATTCCCTTGTGAGGCTACACTCCCTAGTACGTACTTTGATAGTAGAACCAAAGTTGTATCTTTAAAGCCCCACGCTTGTACCTGCTCGTACCAGCGTATGCACGAGTCGTTGCTTTTTTTGTGGCCACGTCATATACAAAATATCCATTCATACACATGACATCTCCACCGGCTCGACGCACTTTCGACACGATTTGCGTCCTTTTCAGTTCATCTGCGTCCGGGGTAGCTCAAGCAGaccgatgcaaaaaaaaaaaaaaaatcttgataaTTTTTTTAATAGAAATTATTGTACGTGGTACCAAAAAAATATAAATTAAACCAAATTCTACTACCGGCGCGCCTCCAAAttcaatactccctccggttcgtaTTAATTAACTCAACTTTATttaaatatagatgtatctagtcaacaaatacatctagatacatccgtatataTTGATAAGTTGAGTCGATTAATTTGAATCCGAGGGAGTAATGTAATTTGCGAGAGTTTGCACCCTATAATTGACCTGTAAGGTGCTTTAACTTTATTACGGTGCTTCACATGTAAGGTGATTTAGTCGTAAAGAAGATAGCCATGGCATTGTGTCGTTGACTAACCATTGGTGGTGTATCGCTAACCATACAAAAAGCAGTCCAATTGGAAATCGTTCATTGTCTAAAAGGTTCGTTGCCGAGCTAACCTTGATTTCAATAGTAAGAGCATATTCAAACTACAAAAAGGTCCGTGTCTTAAAAGCTCTTCGTCGGGGTAAGAAGATATCCATGTGTTAGAGAAATCACCGACACTAACACGTGGTAATATTGCATGTGTCTCGGAGCAATCCTCACTACTTTCGTACTTAGCAAAGAAAATAACTGATGGACTTTATAGGACCTTCACAATTACGGAGGGGGTTATTTTTAAACTGGAGGAAACATGAAAACTCTTAATAGATAATGCAACTGCGCTTTTCATAATAAACTCAGGACCTTTTTAGCACCTTAAAATTTGAGGTTTGTATTGAAGATTTGTTCGGCGGTTAATATTACCGGAGCCCATATAGGGCGGTTCAAAAGTTATATATGAATGTATCCATATAGTATTGGTTTATATAAAATTTCCGCATTAGCTCTACCAATTATATATCATGTTGGGAGACATCACATGCTAACTCAACTGTACCAGTGCGACAACAGGAACACATAAGTGAGCAGCATCAAAGTCTATGGGCTTGCCTTCATTCCCCTCCCGgccctctctctcttttctctccacAGAAAAGGGCGACCCGGGCGGAGTCCTTTGTTCCGGCGGCGGCTCCAGTGCCTTCTCTCTCCCATGGGCCTTGTGCTCATGGGCGGGTGGAGAGTCGCCGGATCCGCAGTTCGGAGATGTATAGCTGTAGACTAGGGCTAGTCTTCGTAGCTAGGTTTAGCACAACTCTCGGTTCGTGTCCCTCGACGA contains the following coding sequences:
- the LOC124659006 gene encoding uncharacterized protein LOC124659006; translated protein: MDRPPRICARGQDRPPISVVVAPGAEQIAAAVVVARAYEADSILHYDEFIVFPLLYKPSRAHYERLQESPASPSMDNERQIPVDPVSLRHLGMVADPDSPLSAPSVMTELVAHPSPLLPPLRRPTFVGASLPCSASSSPVHSAGAKREEPSLATVIALSSLARQHSAALAHYVTSPSAAPATLSRSASRAEGRTMAPHDDEYPHFEFETDAEAHGFKCGVLCMFIPGFNKKKRGSPSAAAVVSSIQRQHSGARRRSSVSRMASMERFECGSWSPPPLPTSAPHVDTDFAMEVAKISCADDTDLPIKMAFVFDGEARGVLKKSASESESRRLESAAMSSASQRHVRFSTAAAPPASCPTSPCITPRLAMARAEFNAFLEAQSA